The Shewanella mesophila genome contains the following window.
GCTAAAAAGCTTTTTACCCTTTCAGCCGCCGCAGGAGTCATCGTTATTGCCATTTTAACTCCGAATATTACTGCTCGTGCTTAGACTTATAGTCTTCTAACGCTGCTTTAATCGCATCTTCTGCCAAAATAGAGCAGTGGATCTTCACAGGCGGTAATGCAAGCTCTTCAGCAATATCCGTATTTTTAATCGCTCGCGCTTCGTCGACAGTTTTGCCTTTAACCCATTCAGTAACCAGCGAACTTGACGCTATCGCGCTACCACAACCATAAGTTTTAAACTTAGCATCTTCGATAATACCGTTTTCGTCGATTTTAAGTTGTAACTTCATCACGTCGCCACACGCAGGTGCGCCAACCATACCTGTCACTACTGATGGGTCATTTTTATCAAATGAACCTACGTTACGTGGGTTCTCATAATGATCTATTACTTTTTCACTGTAAGCCATGATTATGCTCCATTCGCTCTATTCGTTTATTAGTCGGATTAATGATGTGCCCATTGCACTTTCGATAGGTCGACACCATCTTTGAACATCTCCCAAAGTGGAGACATCTCCCTTAAGTGACCAATAGACTTAGTAATGGTCTCTATCGCATGGTCAATCTCTTCTTCGGTTGTAAAACGGCCGATTGAGAAACGGATTGAACTGTGCGCCATTTCGTCATTCAATCCTAATGC
Protein-coding sequences here:
- the iscU gene encoding Fe-S cluster assembly scaffold IscU, yielding MAYSEKVIDHYENPRNVGSFDKNDPSVVTGMVGAPACGDVMKLQLKIDENGIIEDAKFKTYGCGSAIASSSLVTEWVKGKTVDEARAIKNTDIAEELALPPVKIHCSILAEDAIKAALEDYKSKHEQ